In the genome of Helicobacter kayseriensis, one region contains:
- a CDS encoding response regulator, whose amino-acid sequence MNVLIIENEIYLAQSIATKLESLGYPCQIVSTIHEAMQKPKSEVVLLSSNAGGSLCEMFIRQNPQAIIIMMIAYVSEDTVTKPIRAGAKDYIMKPFMLDELLRKIEHQLDCQRMKQQIIFYEEYFSFLESETQLSSSVQFYPPFVICCNTQKIADVYTIKMAKEKRFTLRFTTLRLYDWREVLQMAQRDIVLYVTHLESLKKGELKEFLNAMTDKNIIASIIASDEVDFPQVVNLVCRSSAGDFEGDILSIKEYEKCIIQKFENHYSDVELAKKMGISRKNLWEKRKRYGLEKRKETDLH is encoded by the coding sequence ATGAATGTTTTAATTATTGAAAATGAGATCTATCTTGCACAGAGCATTGCCACGAAATTAGAATCATTGGGATATCCATGTCAGATTGTTTCAACAATTCATGAGGCGATGCAAAAACCCAAAAGCGAGGTTGTTTTACTCTCAAGCAATGCAGGGGGATCGCTTTGTGAGATGTTTATCCGACAAAATCCTCAAGCGATCATTATTATGATGATTGCTTATGTGAGTGAGGATACTGTGACAAAGCCCATTCGGGCTGGGGCTAAGGACTATATTATGAAGCCTTTTATGCTTGATGAACTTTTGAGAAAGATTGAGCATCAATTGGATTGCCAAAGGATGAAGCAACAAATTATCTTTTATGAAGAGTATTTTTCCTTTTTGGAGAGTGAGACACAGTTGTCTTCTTCTGTGCAGTTTTATCCTCCTTTTGTGATTTGTTGCAATACTCAAAAGATTGCTGATGTTTATACAATCAAAATGGCTAAAGAAAAAAGATTTACACTGCGATTTACGACTTTGAGACTTTATGATTGGCGTGAAGTTTTGCAGATGGCGCAAAGAGATATTGTGCTTTATGTAACACACCTAGAATCTCTTAAAAAAGGAGAGTTAAAGGAATTTTTGAATGCAATGACTGATAAAAATATCATCGCTTCAATCATCGCTTCTGATGAGGTGGATTTCCCTCAAGTTGTCAATCTAGTGTGTCGATCTAGTGCTGGAGATTTTGAAGGAGATATCCTATCGATCAAGGAATATGAAAAATGTATTATTCAAAAATTTGAAAACCACTATTCTGATGTAGAGCTTGCTAAAAAAATGGGAATCAGTCGTAAGAATCTATGGGAAAAAAGAAAAAGGTATGGTCTTGAAAAAAGAAAAGAAACAGATTTACATTGA